The following are from one region of the Sandaracinus amylolyticus genome:
- a CDS encoding DUF882 domain-containing protein produces the protein MHRVVLIALVSALALPSSARADVTVIYAPPSERAPLVARPVCPAGMSESACARAAATPPTPPPPPRVAITPPPPPRVAITPPPPPRPRAPEPAALPPAPSACPAPVTLVRGTERRSLVLLDCEGRPHAESLVALSILARPPSAPLPDAATLVAHANDPTWIAPSIRRLHPGLLERLRVIANRFPGHAIEILSGDRPDARPGSRHLHGLALDLRVTGASLDAVHELVSRFDRTGVGLYPAGAFLHLDVRTRATRWVDASGPGEPPRATPEDAPPRAARIRRVPTPDAPAPPPPRPSDDELELDADSIVDALTRELDARMPSLPPPPRVRSR, from the coding sequence ATGCACCGCGTCGTCCTGATCGCGCTCGTGTCGGCGCTCGCGCTGCCGTCGTCCGCGCGCGCCGACGTGACCGTCATCTACGCGCCGCCGAGCGAGCGCGCGCCGCTCGTCGCGCGACCGGTGTGCCCTGCGGGCATGAGCGAGAGCGCGTGCGCGCGCGCCGCCGCGACCCCGCCCACGCCGCCGCCTCCACCGCGCGTCGCGATCACCCCGCCGCCGCCACCGCGCGTCGCGATCACGCCGCCGCCTCCGCCGCGTCCGCGCGCGCCCGAGCCCGCCGCGCTGCCGCCTGCTCCGTCCGCGTGCCCTGCGCCGGTCACGCTCGTGCGAGGGACCGAGCGCCGCTCGCTCGTGCTGCTCGACTGCGAGGGTCGACCGCACGCCGAGAGCCTCGTCGCGCTCAGCATCCTCGCGCGACCGCCGAGCGCGCCGCTGCCCGATGCCGCGACCCTCGTCGCGCACGCGAACGATCCCACTTGGATCGCGCCCTCGATCCGCCGCCTCCATCCCGGCCTGCTGGAGCGCCTGCGGGTCATCGCCAATCGCTTCCCCGGCCACGCGATCGAGATCCTCTCCGGCGATCGTCCCGACGCACGCCCCGGCAGCCGGCACCTCCACGGCCTCGCGCTCGATCTGCGCGTCACCGGCGCGAGCCTCGACGCGGTGCACGAGCTCGTCTCGCGCTTCGATCGCACCGGCGTCGGCCTCTACCCTGCGGGCGCGTTCCTCCACCTCGACGTGCGCACGCGGGCGACGCGCTGGGTCGACGCGAGCGGCCCCGGCGAGCCTCCGCGCGCCACGCCCGAGGACGCACCGCCGCGCGCTGCGCGCATCCGCCGCGTGCCGACCCCCGACGCGCCCGCGCCGCCGCCTCCGCGCCCGAGCGACGACGAGCTCGAGCTCGACGCCGACTCGATCGTCGACGCGCTCACGCGCGAGCTCGACGCGCGCATGCCCTCGCTCCCGCCGCCCCCGCGCGTCCGCTCGCGTTAG
- a CDS encoding universal stress protein, translated as MYKHILAATDFSDLGDRALQKASELAIQLGAKLTFVHVMVSEDSASPMYAQHEVRAHVKKLGERMPQHHDVQVELEVRVGDAPTEILAAAEAHDADLIVIATRGERGFAEWLLGSTAERVVRNARRDVLIVT; from the coding sequence ATGTACAAGCACATCCTCGCGGCCACCGACTTCTCGGATCTGGGCGATCGCGCGCTGCAGAAGGCGTCGGAGCTCGCGATCCAGCTCGGTGCGAAGCTGACCTTCGTGCACGTGATGGTGTCGGAGGACAGCGCGAGCCCGATGTACGCCCAGCACGAGGTGCGCGCGCACGTGAAGAAGCTCGGCGAGCGCATGCCGCAGCACCACGACGTGCAGGTCGAGCTCGAGGTGCGCGTGGGCGATGCGCCGACCGAGATCCTCGCGGCCGCGGAGGCGCACGACGCGGACCTGATCGTGATCGCGACGCGCGGCGAGCGTGGGTTCGCGGAGTGGCTGCTCGGCTCGACCGCGGAGCGCGTGGTGCGGAACGCGCGTCGCGACGTGCTGATCGTGACCTGA
- a CDS encoding serine/threonine-protein kinase yields MGTTRTSANRSAKDSYLGKVVAGRYRLEALLGEGGMGVVYRARHVLIDRVVALKLIRPDLRSETHLRAWMLREARAANRVDHAHIVEIHDVGETEESELYLVMEYLVGSALSSEIAKGPMQLARAVDILEQMCAALARAHDLGVVHRDLKSDNIMLTTRGGRRDFVKILDFGLAALARDPRLAPKGAVFGTPEYMSPEQARGDDALPVSDLYALGILFFEMCTGQLPFRSNDRDTLLEMQRTAPPPRPRTLAKDLPEAAEAIILKLLEKDPRRRFRDGHHLQEELKALQRTLPNTWEVQQQEGQAAAPAQPPPPPPAPSPGVVEWSRRAAYFSRMVARAYPNGRVPDDLQTAIDQLWEVSARASKLEGELASHQRKLDAIERRGRALRAEIGRKVEELAEEESRTLRDAAAERERLSRVKTKLDEARRAWERANAQALELERTAGDLRTWRGVFEEATANRARAEVLSEVLQDHERRALHKEKSAGDLRRQIDELRAQLARYGDALENDLAAGRDRIATRVREALAYEKTFTDCSALLMSHLKGRPEVGELMEEMRREEAQYASQSQYSPRPADQTGAHKALVGG; encoded by the coding sequence ATGGGAACCACGCGCACCTCGGCCAATCGCTCGGCGAAGGACAGCTATCTCGGGAAGGTCGTGGCCGGGCGTTACCGGCTCGAGGCCTTGCTCGGCGAAGGGGGCATGGGGGTCGTCTACCGGGCCCGTCACGTCCTCATCGATCGGGTGGTCGCGCTGAAGCTCATCCGGCCCGACCTGCGCAGCGAGACGCACCTGCGCGCGTGGATGCTGCGCGAGGCGCGCGCCGCGAACCGCGTCGATCACGCGCACATCGTCGAGATCCACGACGTCGGCGAGACCGAGGAGAGCGAGCTCTACCTCGTAATGGAGTACCTCGTCGGCAGCGCGCTCTCGAGCGAGATCGCGAAGGGCCCGATGCAGCTCGCGCGGGCGGTCGACATCCTCGAGCAGATGTGCGCGGCGCTCGCGCGTGCGCACGACCTCGGCGTCGTCCATCGCGACCTGAAGAGCGACAACATCATGCTCACGACGCGCGGCGGCCGTCGCGACTTCGTGAAGATCCTGGACTTCGGTCTCGCAGCGCTCGCGCGGGATCCACGACTCGCTCCGAAGGGCGCGGTGTTCGGCACGCCCGAGTACATGTCGCCGGAGCAGGCGCGTGGAGACGACGCGCTGCCGGTGAGCGATCTCTACGCGCTCGGCATCTTGTTCTTCGAGATGTGCACCGGGCAGCTGCCGTTCCGCAGCAACGATCGCGACACGCTGCTCGAGATGCAGCGCACCGCGCCGCCGCCGCGCCCGCGCACGCTCGCGAAGGATCTGCCCGAGGCAGCCGAGGCGATCATCCTCAAGCTGCTCGAGAAAGACCCACGTCGCCGCTTCCGCGACGGCCACCACCTGCAGGAAGAGCTCAAGGCGCTGCAGCGCACGCTCCCGAACACGTGGGAGGTGCAGCAGCAGGAGGGCCAGGCCGCCGCGCCCGCGCAGCCGCCTCCGCCGCCGCCCGCGCCGAGCCCCGGTGTCGTCGAGTGGTCGCGCCGTGCGGCGTACTTCTCGCGCATGGTCGCGCGCGCGTATCCGAACGGCCGCGTGCCCGACGACCTGCAGACCGCGATCGATCAGCTGTGGGAGGTCTCGGCGCGCGCGAGCAAGCTCGAGGGCGAGCTCGCGTCGCACCAGCGCAAGCTCGACGCGATCGAGCGGCGGGGCAGGGCGCTGCGCGCGGAGATCGGACGCAAGGTCGAGGAGCTCGCGGAGGAGGAGTCGCGCACGCTGCGCGATGCGGCCGCGGAGCGCGAGCGTCTGTCGCGCGTGAAGACGAAGCTCGACGAGGCGCGTCGGGCATGGGAGCGCGCGAACGCGCAGGCGCTCGAGCTCGAGCGCACGGCGGGTGATCTGCGCACCTGGCGCGGGGTGTTCGAGGAAGCGACGGCGAACCGCGCGCGCGCCGAGGTGCTCTCGGAGGTGCTGCAGGACCACGAGCGCCGCGCGCTGCACAAGGAGAAGAGCGCGGGCGATCTGCGCCGGCAGATCGACGAGCTGCGCGCGCAGCTGGCGCGCTACGGCGATGCGCTCGAGAACGATCTCGCGGCGGGGCGTGATCGGATCGCGACGCGGGTGCGCGAGGCGCTCGCGTACGAGAAGACGTTCACCGACTGCTCGGCGCTGCTGATGAGCCACCTGAAGGGACGCCCCGAGGTCGGCGAGCTGATGGAAGAGATGCGGCGCGAAGAAGCGCAGTACGCGAGCCAGTCGCAGTACTCGCCGCGGCCGGCCGACCAGACGGGGGCGCACAAGGCTCTCGTCGGAGGCTGA
- a CDS encoding SDR family NAD(P)-dependent oxidoreductase translates to MTWSPPDLRGKICIVTGASRGVGKGIALGLGEAGATVYVTGRSETAGALPGTIGETADAVRALGGVGLAVRCDHAIDEEVEALFARVDAEHGRVDVLVNNAFAIPEGKLTAPFWELPIAQWDVMHRVGLRSHYVAAWHAAQRMVPARRGLIVNVSSFGAKIQAVNVAYGVGKAGVDRMSRDMGRELAPHGVLAVSIWPGIVKTERLLLEPERLGFDPSKGESPQFSGRAVACLAADPRAIEHAGEALVVAELGEHYGFPDLDGSRPRSMRRDRAR, encoded by the coding sequence GTGACGTGGTCTCCGCCCGACCTGCGCGGGAAGATCTGCATCGTCACCGGCGCGAGCCGCGGCGTGGGCAAGGGCATCGCGCTCGGGCTCGGCGAAGCGGGCGCGACGGTGTACGTGACCGGTCGCAGCGAGACCGCGGGCGCGCTCCCGGGGACGATCGGCGAGACCGCGGACGCGGTGCGCGCGCTCGGCGGCGTCGGGCTCGCGGTGCGCTGCGATCACGCGATCGACGAGGAGGTCGAGGCGCTCTTCGCGCGCGTGGACGCGGAGCACGGCCGCGTCGACGTGCTGGTGAACAACGCGTTCGCGATCCCGGAAGGCAAGCTCACCGCGCCGTTCTGGGAGCTGCCGATCGCGCAGTGGGACGTGATGCATCGCGTCGGTCTGCGCTCGCACTACGTCGCGGCGTGGCACGCGGCGCAGCGCATGGTGCCGGCGCGACGCGGGCTCATCGTGAACGTCTCGTCGTTCGGCGCGAAGATCCAGGCGGTCAACGTCGCGTACGGCGTGGGCAAGGCGGGTGTCGATCGCATGTCGCGCGACATGGGCCGCGAGCTCGCGCCGCACGGCGTGCTCGCGGTCTCGATCTGGCCGGGGATCGTGAAGACCGAGCGCTTGTTGCTCGAGCCGGAGCGCCTCGGGTTCGATCCCAGCAAGGGCGAGTCACCGCAATTCAGCGGGCGCGCCGTGGCGTGCCTCGCCGCCGATCCGCGCGCGATCGAGCACGCCGGCGAAGCGCTCGTGGTGGCCGAGCTCGGCGAGCACTACGGCTTCCCCGACCTCGACGGCTCACGCCCGCGCTCGATGCGCCGGGACCGCGCCCGATGA
- a CDS encoding HEAT repeat domain-containing protein translates to MSAIVVAVLLGACAGPARGATSTALERGALVEALDGYDRMRQLDGPDRELLGRIAALLLEQEAGGADRELRRQAIQELAGSGTAGEPVLQRIAHGEGPSRVLALEALARRGDDRAALELRSFADDEDADARAASVLGMDPEEDRDALLEAIRWPSPRARENAASKLAVLVPEGAARAALEETSRVDPEPAVRAAAVRALGGYGPPALVALRERLSDPVPSVRMAAVDALIRADRDQAWTALGSLFETPPSSQGIEAARLMLVRARQGDEDRGARAYLLSALRAGEPSLRSQAGVALVSLEPSEDLRGALHEALEGEDDPGAKLSIARALMEQDGAEDEARRALRALMQSGLEMSALQSAAVLAEDGDDEARSILSAFLHRPDPVLRRAAARALARDAMRPDDAREAMRDHDAQVRIGAAGAILAASNADA, encoded by the coding sequence GTGAGCGCGATCGTCGTGGCGGTGTTGCTCGGCGCGTGCGCGGGTCCAGCGCGCGGCGCCACGTCGACGGCCCTCGAGCGCGGTGCGCTCGTGGAGGCGCTCGACGGGTACGATCGCATGCGCCAGCTCGACGGGCCGGATCGCGAGCTGCTCGGGCGCATCGCGGCGCTGCTGCTCGAGCAGGAGGCGGGCGGCGCGGATCGCGAGCTGCGACGGCAGGCGATCCAGGAGCTCGCGGGCTCGGGCACCGCCGGTGAGCCGGTGCTGCAGCGCATCGCGCACGGCGAGGGTCCGTCGCGCGTGCTCGCGCTCGAGGCGCTCGCGCGGCGAGGGGACGATCGGGCCGCGCTCGAGCTGCGATCGTTCGCGGACGACGAGGACGCGGACGCGCGCGCGGCATCGGTGCTGGGGATGGATCCCGAGGAGGATCGTGACGCGTTGCTCGAGGCGATCCGCTGGCCGAGCCCGCGCGCGAGGGAGAACGCGGCATCGAAGCTCGCGGTGCTGGTGCCCGAGGGCGCCGCGCGCGCGGCGCTCGAGGAGACGAGCCGCGTCGATCCCGAGCCCGCGGTGCGCGCGGCTGCGGTGCGCGCGCTCGGTGGTTATGGCCCGCCGGCGCTGGTCGCGCTGCGCGAGCGTCTCTCGGATCCGGTGCCGAGCGTGCGCATGGCCGCGGTGGACGCGCTGATCCGCGCCGATCGCGATCAGGCGTGGACGGCGCTGGGCTCGCTCTTCGAGACGCCGCCGAGCTCGCAGGGGATCGAGGCCGCGCGCTTGATGTTGGTGCGGGCGCGCCAGGGCGACGAGGATCGCGGAGCGCGCGCGTACTTGCTCTCGGCGCTGCGCGCGGGCGAGCCCTCGCTGCGCTCGCAGGCCGGTGTCGCGCTGGTCTCGCTCGAGCCGAGCGAGGATCTCCGGGGCGCGCTGCACGAGGCGCTGGAGGGCGAGGACGATCCCGGCGCGAAGCTCTCGATCGCGCGCGCGCTGATGGAGCAGGACGGCGCGGAGGACGAAGCGCGGCGCGCGCTGCGCGCGCTGATGCAGAGCGGGCTCGAGATGAGCGCGCTGCAGTCGGCCGCGGTGCTCGCGGAGGACGGCGACGACGAGGCGAGGTCGATCCTGTCGGCGTTCCTGCACCGGCCCGATCCCGTGCTGCGGCGTGCGGCGGCGCGCGCGCTCGCGCGTGATGCGATGCGCCCCGACGACGCGCGCGAGGCGATGCGCGATCACGACGCGCAGGTGCGGATCGGCGCGGCGGGCGCGATCCTCGCAGCGTCGAACGCGGACGCGTGA
- a CDS encoding serine/threonine protein kinase, with translation MRARTLGPYRIERRLATGGMAEVFVAQRLGPHGFQKRVALKCILPQHARDPDFVAMFIDEARLAAQLEHPSIVQVFDFGEADGALFLAMEFVDGTNVNRLLRAVAANREVVPISAALHIAAEAARALAYAHHLCDESGKPLTIVHRDVSPANLLLTKRGHVKVADFGIARCAQSDHRTDDGHVRGKLGYMSPEQVSGLDIDGRSDVFTLGTVLAEMLIGEPLFGSGTDLDVLLRIRNADLGVLDRKGRAVPQDVRAVLCAALARHPDDRPEAGALAEALEDLMRRRGSAGRGARELARLLHRLDLVAKTPQDEAAHEPGARPTAYVDPSGGARTGATVETPLATRDMLGKLALETPNSWEVRLADGHTIGPLTFPELVRRIVAGEVDERALVKRDAGQLVPSGEVPELQRYLGSQALRWNPAEIRDADRRGLVMPGGVLGLVHRITSDRETGVLHLWDGQRRKKVYFVDGRPDFVASTVKKEMLGEYLVQRGVCLRMEVDMALALLPRYGGRLGDALVGLGVLRPVELYRAISGQVRERYLEIFRWRNGQWAFRAGVRSEEETFPLEQGAHELLRDAALAADTSEIEAALSDVRERVLSRESRPPAPPSAYGLPEPWLRLLDVRGDMTLGSIVARETASGGDVEDVYRAFYLGLSCRLVKAA, from the coding sequence ATGAGGGCTCGGACGCTCGGTCCGTATCGCATCGAGCGACGTCTCGCGACCGGCGGGATGGCCGAGGTGTTCGTGGCCCAGCGGCTCGGTCCCCACGGCTTCCAGAAGCGCGTGGCGCTCAAGTGCATCCTGCCGCAGCACGCGCGCGATCCCGACTTCGTCGCGATGTTCATCGACGAGGCGCGCCTCGCGGCGCAGCTCGAGCACCCGTCGATCGTGCAGGTCTTCGACTTCGGCGAGGCCGACGGCGCGCTCTTCCTCGCGATGGAGTTCGTCGACGGGACGAACGTGAATCGCCTGCTGCGCGCGGTCGCCGCGAACCGCGAGGTGGTGCCGATCTCCGCCGCGCTGCACATCGCGGCGGAGGCCGCGCGTGCGCTCGCCTACGCGCACCACCTGTGCGACGAGTCGGGCAAGCCGCTCACGATCGTGCATCGCGACGTGAGCCCCGCGAACCTGCTGCTGACCAAGCGCGGCCACGTGAAGGTCGCGGACTTCGGCATCGCGCGCTGCGCGCAGAGCGATCACCGCACCGACGACGGTCACGTGCGCGGCAAGCTCGGGTACATGTCGCCCGAGCAGGTGAGCGGGCTCGACATCGACGGGCGGAGCGACGTCTTCACGCTCGGCACGGTGCTCGCGGAGATGTTGATCGGCGAGCCGCTCTTCGGCAGCGGAACCGATCTCGACGTGCTGCTGCGCATCCGCAACGCGGATCTCGGCGTGCTCGATCGCAAGGGACGCGCGGTGCCGCAGGACGTGCGCGCGGTGCTCTGCGCGGCGCTCGCGCGTCATCCCGACGATCGCCCCGAGGCGGGCGCGCTCGCCGAGGCGCTCGAGGATCTGATGCGCCGTCGCGGCAGCGCGGGGCGTGGCGCGCGCGAGCTCGCGCGGCTGCTGCACCGGCTCGATCTCGTCGCGAAGACGCCGCAGGACGAGGCCGCGCACGAGCCCGGCGCGAGGCCGACCGCCTACGTCGATCCGAGCGGCGGCGCGCGCACCGGAGCGACGGTGGAGACGCCGCTCGCGACGCGCGACATGCTCGGCAAGCTCGCGCTCGAGACGCCGAACTCGTGGGAGGTGCGGCTCGCCGACGGGCACACGATCGGGCCGCTCACGTTCCCAGAGCTCGTGCGGCGCATCGTGGCCGGCGAGGTCGACGAGCGCGCGCTGGTGAAGCGCGACGCGGGGCAGCTCGTGCCGAGCGGCGAGGTGCCCGAGCTGCAGCGTTATCTCGGGTCGCAGGCGCTGCGCTGGAACCCCGCGGAGATCCGCGACGCCGATCGCCGCGGGCTCGTGATGCCCGGCGGCGTGCTCGGGCTCGTGCACCGCATCACGTCGGATCGCGAGACCGGCGTGCTGCACCTGTGGGACGGGCAGCGGCGCAAGAAGGTGTACTTCGTCGACGGTCGGCCCGACTTCGTCGCGTCGACTGTGAAGAAGGAGATGCTCGGCGAGTATCTCGTGCAGCGCGGCGTGTGCCTCCGCATGGAGGTCGACATGGCGCTCGCGCTCCTGCCGCGATACGGCGGGCGGCTCGGCGATGCGCTCGTCGGGCTCGGTGTGCTGCGGCCGGTCGAGCTCTACCGCGCGATCTCGGGGCAGGTGCGCGAGCGCTACCTCGAGATCTTCCGGTGGCGCAACGGACAGTGGGCGTTCCGCGCCGGCGTGCGATCGGAAGAAGAGACGTTCCCGCTCGAGCAGGGCGCGCACGAGCTGCTGCGCGATGCGGCGCTCGCGGCGGACACCTCGGAGATCGAGGCGGCGCTCTCGGACGTGCGCGAGCGCGTGCTCTCCCGCGAGTCGCGTCCGCCCGCGCCGCCGAGCGCATACGGGCTGCCCGAGCCCTGGCTCCGTCTGCTCGACGTGCGGGGCGACATGACGCTCGGGAGCATCGTCGCGCGCGAGACCGCGAGCGGCGGCGACGTCGAAGACGTGTACCGCGCCTTCTACCTCGGTCTATCCTGCCGGCTGGTGAAGGCCGCCTGA
- a CDS encoding Ppx/GppA phosphatase family protein, whose amino-acid sequence MPKFASIDVGSNASRLLIVQADGPGRFTTVLQSRMPVRLGHSVFVTGKLDPESVEELVRAMRAFKTTMENEGVEAYRAVVTASARDAENSEDMLHRVADAGIELEAIDGTEEARLVKLAVEQRVPLGDKRALLCDLGGGSLELSEVNHDEVRFSTSLQIGTVRLLESFLDDGKPVTKAQERLLGEYLDRMLQPVRESFLKRSYDVVAGTGGNFETIAELCPMAGTALPTIDVRKARALLAKMSKMKATDRRKEYGLRPDRADVIVPALYVLVTIADLARTDTIVAPGVGLKEGIVAELVHKHFRVWDYKVDESQAARAAVQLGRRYHFDEPHATQVDRLATQLFDRLRALHKLDDHDRVLLRVAALVHDIGDFVHFAAHHKHTQYIVEHSDVMGLSPEHRVVVGCIARYHRRAPPSPKHASFASLGPEDRRRVRKLSSILRLADALDRGHRSKVHQLDVEVGAQEIVIRASGREDLSLEAWTAARKAGLFEQTFRRTVHVVVDSADDAAVARA is encoded by the coding sequence ATGCCGAAGTTCGCATCGATCGACGTGGGCTCGAACGCGTCGCGGCTCCTCATCGTGCAGGCCGACGGACCCGGGCGCTTCACCACCGTGCTGCAGTCGCGCATGCCGGTGCGCCTGGGCCACTCGGTGTTCGTCACGGGCAAGCTCGATCCCGAGTCGGTGGAGGAGCTCGTGCGCGCGATGCGCGCGTTCAAGACCACGATGGAGAACGAGGGCGTCGAGGCGTATCGCGCGGTGGTGACCGCGTCGGCGCGCGACGCCGAGAACTCCGAAGACATGCTGCACCGGGTCGCCGATGCGGGCATCGAGCTCGAGGCGATCGACGGCACCGAGGAGGCGCGGCTCGTGAAGCTCGCCGTCGAGCAGCGCGTGCCGCTCGGCGACAAGCGCGCGCTGCTCTGCGATCTCGGCGGCGGCAGCCTCGAGCTCTCGGAGGTGAACCACGACGAGGTGCGCTTCTCGACGAGCCTGCAGATCGGCACGGTGCGCCTGCTCGAGTCGTTCCTCGACGATGGCAAGCCGGTGACGAAGGCGCAGGAGCGCCTCCTCGGCGAGTACCTCGATCGCATGCTGCAGCCGGTGCGCGAGAGCTTCCTCAAGCGCAGCTACGACGTGGTCGCGGGAACGGGCGGCAACTTCGAGACGATCGCGGAGCTGTGCCCGATGGCGGGCACCGCGCTGCCGACGATCGACGTCCGGAAGGCGCGCGCGCTGCTCGCGAAGATGTCGAAGATGAAGGCGACCGATCGCCGCAAGGAGTACGGGCTGCGTCCCGATCGCGCCGACGTGATCGTGCCCGCGCTCTACGTGCTGGTGACGATCGCGGACCTCGCGCGCACCGACACGATCGTGGCACCCGGCGTGGGCCTCAAAGAAGGCATCGTCGCGGAGCTCGTGCACAAGCACTTCCGCGTCTGGGACTACAAGGTCGACGAGAGCCAGGCGGCGCGCGCCGCGGTGCAGCTCGGTCGTCGCTATCACTTCGACGAGCCGCACGCGACGCAGGTGGATCGCCTCGCGACCCAGCTCTTCGATCGACTGCGCGCGCTGCACAAGCTCGACGATCACGATCGCGTGCTCTTGCGCGTCGCCGCGCTGGTCCACGACATCGGCGACTTCGTGCACTTCGCGGCGCACCACAAGCACACGCAGTACATCGTCGAGCACAGCGACGTGATGGGCCTGTCGCCGGAGCACCGCGTCGTGGTGGGCTGCATCGCGCGCTATCACCGGCGCGCACCCCCGAGCCCGAAGCACGCGTCGTTCGCGTCGCTGGGCCCGGAGGATCGACGGAGAGTGCGGAAGCTGTCGTCGATCCTGCGCCTCGCGGATGCGCTCGATCGCGGGCACCGCAGCAAGGTGCACCAGCTCGACGTCGAGGTCGGCGCGCAGGAGATCGTGATCCGCGCGAGCGGCAGAGAGGATCTCTCGCTGGAAGCGTGGACCGCCGCGCGGAAGGCGGGGCTCTTCGAGCAGACCTTCCGGCGGACGGTGCACGTCGTCGTGGACTCGGCCGACGACGCCGCCGTCGCGCGCGCCTGA
- a CDS encoding gamma-glutamylcyclotransferase family protein, which translates to MSVAYFAFGANTCRDVLVRRRRIRPISSEAASLRDHRLAFVQRGIPLIEPAFASVLPQLGATVHGVLHVLHDDDMERLDRHESAGYARVEREVHARERVMRAFVYVTRTPTLGLRPSRRYRDLLVRGAREHGLPASWIDELERIPTAHVPGVSDAVPWIIEALDRVLRRAPE; encoded by the coding sequence ATGAGCGTCGCGTACTTCGCGTTCGGGGCGAACACGTGCCGCGACGTGCTGGTGCGACGCCGGCGCATCCGACCGATCTCGAGCGAGGCCGCGTCGCTGCGTGATCATCGCCTCGCGTTCGTGCAGCGCGGGATCCCGCTGATCGAGCCCGCGTTCGCGAGCGTCCTCCCGCAGCTCGGCGCGACCGTGCACGGCGTGCTGCACGTGCTGCACGACGACGACATGGAGCGCCTCGATCGCCACGAGTCCGCGGGCTACGCGCGCGTCGAGCGCGAGGTGCACGCGCGCGAACGCGTGATGCGCGCGTTCGTGTACGTGACCCGTACTCCGACGCTCGGCCTGCGACCCTCCCGTCGATATCGCGATCTCCTGGTGCGCGGCGCGCGCGAGCACGGCCTGCCCGCGTCGTGGATCGACGAGCTCGAGCGCATCCCCACCGCGCACGTCCCCGGCGTCTCCGACGCGGTGCCGTGGATCATCGAAGCGCTCGATCGCGTCCTGCGCCGCGCACCGGAGTAG
- a CDS encoding 2Fe-2S iron-sulfur cluster-binding protein: MAPRRFGPSDRERVTLRVDGDDVPALRGEPIAIALAAAGRVVLGRSVKYHRPRGASCYAGRCDGCLMRVDGAPSRMTCRVPAEHGMVVETQNVLGTAEMDLLAATDWFFPGGMNHHEMFTWSKPVNRVMQSVARRIAGVGKLPDEPSAPVEPQRRECDVLVIGAGPSGLAAAAECARLGLRVIVADEETRAGGHLAHTPGVVRTAEDEAPLDARVVAERLANRAIERGAELALGCSVVAIDDEDPSVLVALADAPDALVRVEARRVIVAQGRHEGAWAFEGNDLPGVIGSDAACRLLAHGVLPGERVVIAGPTSASAPGSARLRALAAALEGAGASVIGNFEISAIERAHGRAGIDRVDVRTVGGIESLECDALVIAPPSSAVYELASQAGADVVWREGGFEVDASHDDGATRSPRVRVIGRASGVPSVPAGIAQGIAAARAIAQELQR; the protein is encoded by the coding sequence ATGGCGCCGCGGCGATTCGGCCCTTCCGATCGAGAGCGAGTGACGCTGCGCGTCGATGGCGACGACGTGCCCGCGCTGCGCGGTGAGCCGATCGCGATCGCGCTCGCAGCAGCGGGGCGTGTCGTGCTCGGTCGCAGCGTGAAGTACCACCGGCCTCGCGGTGCGAGCTGCTACGCGGGGCGCTGCGACGGTTGCTTGATGCGCGTCGACGGCGCGCCGAGCCGCATGACGTGTCGCGTGCCCGCCGAGCACGGCATGGTCGTCGAGACCCAGAACGTGCTCGGCACCGCGGAGATGGATCTGCTCGCCGCGACCGACTGGTTCTTCCCGGGCGGGATGAACCACCACGAGATGTTCACGTGGAGCAAGCCGGTGAACCGCGTGATGCAGAGCGTCGCGCGCCGCATCGCCGGTGTCGGCAAGCTGCCCGACGAGCCGAGCGCGCCGGTCGAGCCGCAGCGGCGCGAGTGCGACGTGCTGGTGATCGGCGCGGGCCCGAGCGGGCTCGCAGCGGCGGCGGAGTGTGCGCGGCTCGGGCTGCGGGTGATCGTCGCGGACGAGGAGACGCGCGCGGGAGGACACCTCGCGCACACGCCGGGCGTGGTGCGCACCGCGGAGGACGAAGCGCCGCTCGACGCGCGGGTCGTCGCGGAGCGGCTCGCGAACCGCGCCATCGAGCGGGGCGCGGAGCTCGCGCTCGGGTGCTCGGTGGTCGCGATCGACGACGAAGATCCGTCGGTGCTCGTCGCGCTGGCCGATGCGCCCGACGCGCTGGTGCGCGTCGAGGCGCGGCGCGTGATCGTCGCGCAGGGTCGGCACGAGGGCGCGTGGGCGTTCGAGGGCAACGATCTGCCCGGCGTGATCGGGAGCGACGCGGCGTGTCGACTGCTCGCCCACGGTGTGCTCCCGGGCGAGCGCGTGGTGATCGCGGGGCCGACGAGCGCGAGCGCACCGGGAAGCGCGCGGCTGCGTGCGCTCGCCGCGGCGCTCGAGGGCGCGGGCGCGAGCGTGATCGGGAACTTCGAGATCTCGGCGATCGAGCGGGCGCACGGGCGCGCCGGCATCGATCGCGTGGACGTGCGCACCGTCGGCGGCATCGAGTCGCTCGAGTGCGACGCGCTGGTGATCGCACCGCCGAGCAGCGCGGTGTACGAGCTCGCGTCGCAGGCCGGCGCCGACGTGGTGTGGCGCGAGGGCGGCTTCGAGGTCGACGCGTCGCACGACGACGGAGCGACGCGCTCGCCGCGCGTGCGGGTGATCGGTCGCGCATCGGGTGTTCCCTCGGTGCCCGCGGGGATCGCGCAGGGGATCGCGGCGGCGCGGGCGATCGCGCAGGAGTTGCAGCGATGA